CATTGGGGGCATATCTGAGGGCATGCTTTGGATGGTTTGAAAAGGATGCCCCCAGCCTGAGGCCAAGCAGGCTATTGATGAGGATGGGTGGACTGAGGGAGATATGAACCCTCGGCCCTACCTCGTATCAATGGCCGAGCCGTAGTGAGCGCACCACCAACCACGCTGGACAAATGCGTGCAAATGTAAAAAATTATGATGGCATAATGCCTCGGCAACCTGCAAAATCCACACGTTTCCAACGGATTTTAAGGAGCGGTTCCGATGACATGGCCAGTCACGCTGAAACTCGACAGCGCAGCCTACCCGCTCAGCGTGGTGCAACGCGCCGCTTATTCCCTGGCCGACACTGTCGCGATCCAGGTCGGTATTGAAACCAATCAGATAAGCCTCACGGCCCACCCCGCTGAAGCAAGGCTAACGCTTTCCCCGGAGCAGGCTCACTCGCTGATCCTCCAGCATCTGAACGACTTTGCCCTACGCGACCATATCAACCGCGAAACAGCAGGGTTGCGCGAAGTCCTGGCCCGAGCCGCGCTCGCTGGATGTGGGGTTTCGCAGTGACACTGATAGCGACAGACGCCAAGCACTACCGCTTGCTGCCTTTTCGATTCATGCGCATGAACACGGGACATGACCGTGACATCCTACTCACCTCCGATACCGGTGAGTACATGCACGTGAACGACGCGCAATTACGAGCCCTCAGTTACTTCGACGTTCAAGCAAGTACGCCTTTTTACAAGGACTTGCTGGCCCGCCACTTCATCTACGAACCAGGCCGCCACGACCCATTCCCAGAAATGGCCGCGCAGTATCGCAGCCGCAAGGACTTCCTCTTCCAGGGCCCAGCACTGCACTTGTTCGTAGTGACATTGCGCTGCAACCACACCTGCCAGTACTGCCAGGTGTCGCGTGCCCCTCTGGGAGGATCCGGCCACGACCTGTCGGAAGCGGATGCACAGGCGGCGGTCGATCGCCTGTTCGAATCGAACGCTCCCGCCCTGACTGTGGAATTTCAGGGTGGCGAGCCGCTTCTGGCCTTCGAGCGCGTCCGCCAGATTGTCGAATGGATCGTTGAACGAAACGTGGTCGAACAACGGGATATCCAGTTCGTCATCACCACCACGCTGCACCACCTGACGGAGGAAATACTCGACTTCGCAGAACAAAATCGCATCCAGTTTTCGACCTCGCTCGATGGGCCGGCGCCCTTGCACAATGCCAACCGCCCTACCCCGTCACGAGACTCCTACGAATGCACTGTAAAAGGCATCCAGTGGGTCCGTGAACGCCTTGGCCATGATGCAGTTTCCGCGCTGACCACGCTGACTTCAAGAAGCCTCGAACAACCTGAAGCGATCATCGATGAGTATGTAAGCCAGGGCTTTTCCAGCATCTCGCTTCGGCCTCTGAGCCCTTATGGGTTTGCCACCAAGATTGCCCATCGACTTGATTACCCTATTGAGCGATACCTGGCCTTCTACAAGAAGGCACTGACCTATTTGCTGCATATCAACCAACAGGGCGTATTCCTCTCAGAGAGTTATACGAGCCTGTTGCTGAAGAATATCCTGACACCCTTCTCCTCCGGCTATGTAGACCTGCGCTCCCCCGCTGGCGCAGGCACTGCGGCGCTGGTCTACAACTATGACGGTTACGTCTATCCCTCGGACGAAGCCCGAATGTTGCTGGAGATGGGTGAAGACGGCTTAAGGCTCGGCACCGTGCAGCAACCCTTGTCTGAATTGCTCGCATCGCCCGTTATGAATGCGTTGCTCGCCAGTGGTGTAGCAGAGGCGCTGCCGGGCTGCTCCGATTGCGCACTTGTCCCGTACTGCGGTGCTGACCCCATCGAACACTACGCCCGTCAATCTGACCCGATCGGACACCGAGTGTTCAGCAGCTTCTGCAAGAAGAACATGGGGCTGCTGAAGCATCTTTTCGGTCTGCTTTGCGATGGCGACGACAACGTACAGAGAGTGCTGCTGTCTTGGTTGAACAGGCGCTCTTACAACGATGTTCGATTTCCGGGTTACAGAGGCTGATGGCGATGCTGCGCAAAGATACCCGCTTCGAAATCCATCACCTGAATGAGCCGAAACTGCTCAAAGTCATCACTCTGGATGAATTCATCGAACAAGGCCTGGCTGTTTGTGCCGGAAGCGCTGAATTCGGTGACCTGCTGCTTTGGCTGCCAAACGAAGAACGGCTACGGAGCCCGCATCTGCTCTCATTACCAGTGGGTGGATTCCTGATCCCGGAGCCATTGATCGGCGACTTCGACTGCGCGCGGCCATACCTGCACACCCCCAAAGATGCGGATGTCGTGCAGCCCGGCGATGTCATTGCCATCACACCAGGCAACGCGTTAGTGCGAGTGCTCTATCGACGAGGCTCAGACAGCAACCTGCTGTTCATGACCGATCGTTGCAACAGCCTCTGCCTGATGTGCTCGCAGCCGCCCAAAGATATCGATGACAGCTGGCACATCAAGGAGAAC
This region of Pseudomonas sp. MUP55 genomic DNA includes:
- the hxsD gene encoding His-Xaa-Ser system protein HxsD codes for the protein MTWPVTLKLDSAAYPLSVVQRAAYSLADTVAIQVGIETNQISLTAHPAEARLTLSPEQAHSLILQHLNDFALRDHINRETAGLREVLARAALAGCGVSQ
- the hxsB gene encoding His-Xaa-Ser system radical SAM maturase HxsB; protein product: MTLIATDAKHYRLLPFRFMRMNTGHDRDILLTSDTGEYMHVNDAQLRALSYFDVQASTPFYKDLLARHFIYEPGRHDPFPEMAAQYRSRKDFLFQGPALHLFVVTLRCNHTCQYCQVSRAPLGGSGHDLSEADAQAAVDRLFESNAPALTVEFQGGEPLLAFERVRQIVEWIVERNVVEQRDIQFVITTTLHHLTEEILDFAEQNRIQFSTSLDGPAPLHNANRPTPSRDSYECTVKGIQWVRERLGHDAVSALTTLTSRSLEQPEAIIDEYVSQGFSSISLRPLSPYGFATKIAHRLDYPIERYLAFYKKALTYLLHINQQGVFLSESYTSLLLKNILTPFSSGYVDLRSPAGAGTAALVYNYDGYVYPSDEARMLLEMGEDGLRLGTVQQPLSELLASPVMNALLASGVAEALPGCSDCALVPYCGADPIEHYARQSDPIGHRVFSSFCKKNMGLLKHLFGLLCDGDDNVQRVLLSWLNRRSYNDVRFPGYRG